The Danio rerio strain Tuebingen ecotype United States chromosome 1, GRCz12tu, whole genome shotgun sequence genome includes a region encoding these proteins:
- the rcan1b gene encoding calcipressin-1 isoform X2 has translation MHLKTTKCSNSCLVATVVDYEIFTRTHIREQFEALFRAFDPGTSFQFFKSFRRVRINFTDALAAAEARVKLHKSDFNGKEMRLYFAQSVHIGSPRLEPPKPEKQFLISPPASPPVGWAQSQDAMPVINYDLLCAVSKLGPGEQYELHSGTTNTPSVIVHVCEDDSSEGEDENAEGGKRARPKIIQTRRPDFVPSVDQ, from the exons ATGCATCTCAAGACTACAAAGTGCAGTAATTCCTGTCTGGTGGCCACAGTGGTGGACTATGAGAtattcacgcgcacacacattcgG GAGCAGTTTGAGGCTTTGTTTCGTGCGTTTGATCCTGGCACATCATTCCAGTTCTTCAAAAGCTTCAGACGAGTTCGGATCAACTTCACGGATGCGCTGGCGGCGGCTGAGGCTCGAGTCAAGCTGCATAAAAGTGACTTCAATGGAAAGGAGATGCGCCTGTATTTCGCTCAG TCTGTACATATCGGCAGTCCTCGTCTTGAGCCTCCAAAACCAGAGAAGCAGTTCCTGATTTCTCCTCCAGCGTCGCCCCCTGTTGGCTGGGCGCAGTCGCAGGACGCAATGCCCGTCATCAACTATGACCTGTTGTGTGCCGTGTCCAAACTAGGACCAG gCGAGCAGTACGAGCTCCACTCCGGGACCACCAACACACCCAGTGTGATCGTGCACGTGTGTGAAGACGACAGTTCAGAAGGAGAAGATGAAAACGCCGAGGGTGGAAAACGTGCTCGGCCCAAAATCATCCAGACACGCCGCCCAGATTTCGTCCCGTCGGTGGACCAGTGA